One stretch of Microbispora sp. ZYX-F-249 DNA includes these proteins:
- a CDS encoding ABC transporter substrate-binding protein: MRRFLVLGVLAVLALAGCGGGEAREISAANLPSAKDSTFVYLHHLDIVTDWDPASSYSNEVVAMENIYDSLTKYNPRTRRAAPRLAERWQTSSDGKVWTFTLRGGVVFHTGRPLDAAAVKASIERTKRMGAGAAYIWDPVQQITVKDPLTVEFRLKYAAPLDLIASADYAAFIYDTQAAGSGDLKKWFQAGRDAGSGPYTVASWKKGREKELLLRAFDRYWGGWEGPHYRNIEFRVVPDPDRAYRLLLRGEASYVQRLNPDLFHRARATAGVRTLQVPSFQNLLVLFNTASGPLADIRLRKAVQKAIDYDGMVAALKGAAAPASGLVPEGLLGHAPGLTQKQDLAGAAELLTQAGYGPGGNPLRLTLTYAEGDDDEELLVRRLKRTLAELNVQLDAKAMPWNDQWDRGKATDPAKRQDIFVMYWYPDYADAYSWFLNVFHSAEPVSFNLTYLKNRDVDAKIDQLPSLGTKDRSAAETAYATLQRSLIEQKAVVAVPWVLTYQRAYLGNVQGFTDNPAYPNVVFVHELIPGG, from the coding sequence ATGCGCCGTTTCCTCGTGCTGGGAGTGCTGGCCGTGCTGGCCCTGGCGGGTTGCGGCGGTGGTGAGGCCCGGGAGATATCGGCCGCGAACCTCCCGTCGGCGAAGGACTCCACCTTCGTCTACCTGCACCATCTCGACATCGTCACCGACTGGGACCCGGCGAGCTCGTATTCCAACGAGGTCGTCGCGATGGAGAACATCTACGACTCGCTGACGAAGTACAACCCCAGGACGCGACGCGCGGCACCCCGCCTGGCCGAGCGCTGGCAGACGTCGTCCGACGGCAAAGTCTGGACGTTCACCCTGCGCGGCGGCGTGGTCTTCCACACGGGACGGCCGCTGGACGCCGCCGCGGTGAAGGCGTCCATCGAGCGCACCAAGCGGATGGGCGCCGGCGCGGCCTACATCTGGGACCCCGTGCAGCAGATCACGGTCAAGGACCCGCTGACCGTGGAGTTCCGGCTCAAGTACGCCGCTCCGCTCGACCTGATCGCCTCCGCCGACTACGCGGCGTTCATCTACGACACGCAGGCGGCGGGCTCGGGCGACCTCAAGAAGTGGTTCCAGGCCGGCCGGGACGCCGGCTCGGGGCCGTACACGGTGGCGAGCTGGAAGAAGGGGCGGGAGAAGGAACTGCTGCTGCGGGCCTTCGACCGCTACTGGGGCGGCTGGGAGGGGCCGCACTACCGGAACATCGAGTTCCGCGTCGTCCCCGACCCCGACCGGGCGTACCGTCTGCTGCTGCGCGGCGAGGCGAGCTACGTGCAGCGGCTGAACCCCGATCTGTTCCACCGGGCCCGGGCGACCGCGGGCGTGCGGACCCTGCAGGTGCCGTCGTTCCAGAACCTGCTGGTGCTGTTCAACACCGCCTCCGGACCACTCGCCGACATACGGCTGCGCAAGGCGGTGCAGAAGGCCATCGACTACGACGGCATGGTCGCCGCGCTCAAGGGGGCGGCGGCGCCCGCCTCGGGGCTGGTGCCCGAAGGCCTGCTGGGTCACGCTCCCGGCCTGACCCAGAAGCAGGACCTCGCCGGGGCCGCCGAGCTGCTCACCCAGGCGGGGTACGGCCCGGGCGGCAACCCGCTGCGCCTGACGCTGACCTACGCGGAGGGGGACGACGACGAGGAACTGCTGGTGCGCAGGCTCAAGCGCACGCTCGCGGAGCTGAACGTCCAGCTCGACGCCAAGGCCATGCCGTGGAACGACCAGTGGGACCGGGGCAAGGCCACGGACCCGGCCAAGCGCCAGGACATCTTCGTCATGTACTGGTATCCCGACTACGCCGACGCCTATTCGTGGTTCCTCAACGTCTTCCACAGCGCCGAGCCGGTGTCCTTCAACCTCACCTACCTCAAGAACAGAGACGTGGACGCCAAGATCGACCAACTGCCGTCACTGGGGACGAAGGACCGCTCCGCCGCCGAGACGGCGTACGCAACCCTCCAGCGCAGCCTCATCGAGCAGAAGGCGGTGGTGGCCGTGCCGTGGGTGCTGACCTACCAACGGGCTTATCTGGGCAACGTCCAGGGGTTCACCGACAACCCGGCCTACCCCAACGTCGTCTTCGTGCACGAGCTCATCCCCGGCGGCTGA